One segment of Brassica napus cultivar Da-Ae chromosome C3, Da-Ae, whole genome shotgun sequence DNA contains the following:
- the LOC106348109 gene encoding auxin-responsive protein IAA9: protein MSPEEELQSNVSVASSTRNIVGVLKEHNYLGLSDCSSVGSSNLSGLADDDKATISLKATELTLGLPGSQSPARDTELNSLGPAKLDEKLFFPLLPSKDEICPSSQKNIASGNKRGFADTMDKVPVYTEKNWMFPEAVVATQSVIKKEVAQNIPKGKLSTTNNSSSPPAAKAQIVGWPPVRSYRKNTLATTCKNSDEVDGKPGSGPLFVKVSMDGAPYLRKVDLRSYTNYGELSAALEKMFTTFTLGQCGTSGATGKDVRNETKLKDLLNGKDYVLTYEDKDGDWMLVGDFSWEIFIGVCKKLKIMKGCDAIGLAAAPAPRAMEKSKMRA from the exons ATGTCACCGGAAGAGGAGCTGCAGAGCAATGTCTCTGTGGCAAGTTCTACCAGGAACATTGTAGGAGTACTCAAGGAGCATAACTACTTGGGTCTCTCTGATTGTTCCTCTGTTGGGAGCTCAAATCTCTCCGGCCTTGCAGATGATGACAAAGCCACTATCAGCCTCAAGGCCACTGAGCTCACACTTGGCCTTCCTGGATCACAGTCTCCTGCTAGAGACACTGAGCTCAACTCACTTGGTCCAGCTAAGCTCGATGAGAAACTTTTCTTTCCTTTGCTTCCTTCCAAAGATGAGATTTGTCCCTCCTCTCAGAAGAACATTGCCTCAGGGAATAAAAGAGGCTTCGCTGACACTATGGATAAAGTTCCTGTTTATACTGAGAAAAACTGGATGTTTCCTGAAGCGGTGGTAGCCACCCAATCTGTTATAAAGAAGGAAGTGGCACAGAACATACCTAAAGGAAAGCTGAGCACTACAAACAACAGCTCTAGCCCACCTGCAGCCAA ggcACAGATTGTTGGTTGGCCTCCAGTGAGATCATACAGGAAGAACACATTGGCCACCACTTGTAAGAACAGTGATGAAGTTGATGGGAAGCCAGGTTCTGGGCCTCTCTTTGTGAAGGTCAGCATGGATGGTGCTCCATATCTGAGGAAAGTTGACCTGAGGAGCTACACTAACTACGGGGAGCTTTCTGCAGCCTTGGAGAAAATGTTCACCACTTTCACTCTTG GTCAATGTGGAACTAGCGGAGCTACAGGGAAAGATGTGCGTAATGAGACCAAACTCAAGGATCTTCTGAATGGAAAAGACTATGTACTCACTTACGAGGACAAGGATGGGGACTGGATGCTTGTTGGCGACTTTTCATGGGA GATATTTATTGGTGTCTGCAAGAAGCTCAAGATAATGAAAGGCTGTGATGCCATTGGGTTAG CTGCAGCTCCAGCACCTAGAGCAATGGAGAAATCGAAGATGAGAGCTTAA